The DNA sequence TGTCCAGAAACAGATTAATTATTGCGAACAGTAGGGGccttttgtaataaaataaaacgtgtgaccttgtaaatgtgtttatatgaattattttcaggTGAGATTTACAGGAAATAGCTGCTTATGTAGATAATTGCATTTAAGGCTCACTTGTCTGCAAATATGCTTATTGGAAACCTGGATGAAGAGTATTTACCTTTAATGTTTGCATGTTGGAAAGGTTTATGGCACATACGATGATACCCCTTTCTTTATTAGTGCCATCAAAGACTATTGATGTTTGCATACATTAAGAAAAATTCAATAGTTATTCAACTTTATTGATTTGTCTCttccacagaaaataaaataattgtttgctATAAAGCACTGAGaaaattaatcaaatcaaaatttaatttgatgacTCATTAactcattcttttctttttgaaataacCTGATTGGTCTATGATTCAGGATCTCTGAATATGTGATTGCTGTCATCTTGTCTGGATCCCTTTTACTCTGTGGAGAACAAAATTTGTCAAATTTGTCTTGGCCCagccctctccagctcctcagaGACTACTACACAGTGTTTTTCAAGCTCTAAGACCTGTCCTGATTTCTTAAAATTCAAAGGAACATTCTTATGGGTTTGCAGTTTAATTTCCTCCATGATCCCAACTATGCAACTCCATGTATACACAGGGCCAACAAGCTTTATGGTCTTCTCTAGATCCGGGTGGGTGTAATTATAGTggcttaatatttttttaacattgattattttggtgggaattaaattaattaatcagaTAAAACTGATTGCTCAGATAATATGGCACACAGAGCCAAAAGTGAATTGTATATTTTCATCATTGTGGTTTCCAAAGGAATAAATCCCGGGGTGCTGAGTGGTGCATTCAGTTAAGTAATTGTACATGGTGCTGTGGATTTGCCAGTCCCTCACAAATTTACAGCAGATGTTCCAGTGATGGCATGAGCCTTCAGTTGTGTCTACTTCAGTAAAAAAACTAATGAACCACAGATACATTGGAACTAGACAGTCTACTCAGCAAATATGCAGTGGAAACAACTTTAAATTTTCTTCCAATGCTTATATACAATGCAGCTGCCTATAACtttgcacacatactgtatagtaCTACATGGCTTTTTCAAAGGCTGTCTTTGTATTCTGTTCAATGGTTCAAATATctgttttttaacctttatGTAACCATTTTTGCAGCATTTTCTTCTACTGCTGTATGTTCAAGCGTACATTATTCTCCagcctcatctgtgaagcagaTGCCTGACACTGTGTTCACATGAAGTTTGCCTGATTAAAAGTGACAGCTGACTGAAGAAAAGTCGTTGTGGAAATATGAACAGGACACTTAATCTGCCTCAATCTGCCCTAATCTGCCACAATTTATAAAAAACTTAATAATGGATAAGATTCTGGGGTGATGGTTTGGAAGCACGAAAGATAAACGACAATAATATTTCTTGTTTTCCTCTTTTAAAGTATAAAGCATCTTTTGAGTTTAAAGAAGTACTTCATCTTCAGACAACACTTTTCCTACATTTTCATCATTGCATAGGCTGACCATATAAAAAGGccaaaacataacagacatatcCCTCCTTGATATACATGGGACTTCTGTCCATACTAACCATTTCACAACACAAACATAACATGGGAAACTGTTTGAcgcaaactgaaaatgtttagaATGTGGTTATATCCTGCTTAATTTGGCACagtttataaatattaaatagtaCGTACCATTTACTATCTTATACTTGCTCAAAAAACATACGACTCtcaacaaaaaatacttttgtctCAGTTTAAATTGAGATAGTCAcagtgaattttttattttttgacagatCTAATCATTCATATCATTTTGAGTGCTAGCAACATGGGATGTGCCAGTTTCTACTGTACAGAGATATGTTTCCAGTTAAGGATACAATAAGCCTGTTTCCAGCATGTACTAATGGATTAAAGTAATAGTTTGCAATTGTAGAGCTCAATTTTTCTCAGGATATCAAAATACTTTACTGTGGACCGTGGTTAACTTCCCTCAATGGGTAGCACCAATTTGGATGTATGACAGTCACTGTGCACCAGGATGCCTACTGTACTTCTGCTGTGCACAAGGAGGGATTCAGGTTAGGAACttggccaggacactggggaacctTTGACTGTGTCATGGAATCTTTATTGACCAATGAGTCAGGACCTTAACATCTTATCAAAAAAGATGAAaggtggtaaccaaccctgttcctgaagatctaccgttttcattccagccctaacaaagtacacctcattcaagTCAGACCACTCCGTAAACTGAATAACAACTCCTACAGTAAATGTCCTCATTTTGGCTTTTAATAGTCTTACAGTGCTAGCGAGTGGCATATACTATGCCACAATGCAACACACTGTAGTGATACCAAATGGCCTgggaagtaaaaataaacaaatttagcACACagatgaaaatacataaaatgtccAACATGTTGTAATGGGAGCCTTGGGAAATGACAAGTGTATGAATAAAGCTAGTAATCAAGAGTTGCACCCTCTGTATTTACCAGAAGCTGAGGCTTGTGGGAAACATACAACTGAAACTTACTTTCCCACTAATACAGACGGGAACAAACAGCACATGGATATCATATAATGTAGACAGGCTGCAACTACAGCAAAAGATTGTTTTGTTGGTGAAAGCAGACATGTAGGAAGATGCAATCTTTTTGTCACATCCAATAAATCATGTTCTAGCATAATTATTATAGACCACAGTCTTGCTGCTTTTCATGTGGTCACACCCTGCTCTGTCATGCTACTCATCCTCATGATTCTTTAACTCTCTGCAGTGTTTACGTTCTGTAATGTCCCTGTGTAAGGTAGAGAATATGGTAAAGTTGGGGGTATCTGGTTTACAACAGAGAACTTGCAGGTGCACTTGACAATTTCTTTGTTGAAAGTGTAGTAATGAAGAGTGCCAAAATACTGAAGAATACCAAATTCtaccatttatatttaaatattcaacactataaaagtgacaaaaaaatttaaactaatAAATCACTGGGCTCTGATGAAAGATACAGACCAGGGACTCAGTCCAACCAATAAAAACTAGATGTTCTCCTCCAGATACCCATCTAAAAAGCAGAGCATTGCCAATAAATAAAGGCACTGCACTGATATAAGGAAAGGCAGTGGATTACCACACCTTTCTTTCAGAATCCGTCTATCTGTCAACAAAGACGTTCATAGCAATTCCTGAAAGAAATGTTGCGAACATTCAGGCCACACAGGACCTGCTGATGACGCACCATGTCGTGTGCTAACGACCGaacatttactgaagtaataAGGCTCAAGTAGGGTGCTCCCCCTGGGAATCTTTCCTGCAGTCTTCGGATTACAAGCTTAAACCACAACGCTGCAGTACTCACAACCTCGTTCTGAACCACTGAAGGAGATAAATCTCTCATTGCCCTTTCAGCAAGGAAGCTCTTCTGTATGTGGACCTGATAGGGAAGCACTGCTGTGAGTAGCTGCTGCTCAAGACTGCATTGGTGCTCTTCCCTTGCTGTTCCCATCGCCATTCTCCCAACTGTGAATATGCCGTACAGAGACCTCACTCGGTGAGCCAGCCGGAGTGCAGcacagtttggggggggaggggggcgattTCATAGTGTCGCCCTGGCCTGTGACAGAGGGGAAATTACTCCCAGCTGTGTGCCACAGTCTGGAACCCCAACTCCCTACTGACAAACCAAATTCTAGCAAACTGGGAGTAAAACTCCTGAAAACAAACTACCACAGCAATCACCTGCCATTAAATCTCCAGCCGGTGATTACAAACAACACATTATGAGCAGCTTATTCAGCCAGCCTGCACCATCTCAGGAGGACTGGGAACtgacacagagctacacagaGCACTCAATATAACCACAGAAACTTCATATCTGCCCATGTAGGCACCCAACATGTCCGATTTGAGCGTCCATACAAGTCACATGGCTGCACTCCAGATTTATTTCCGCATACAGACGAGGCACAAATCAGAAAAGAAGAGActcagatttgtttttgtttttaaatcaggaCACTGATCAGAGCCTATGAGAGGGGCAGCCAAAACTTCAAACGTCTCAAATTCGGGCTCATATTTTCAGCCAGTCTGTTGAACCATATGAATCTTAACTAGGTGGTCGAGAATTCCAAGTAATAAATAAGAATCAAGTGATGCTAAGACCAGGTGACACTAttccattatatttttaaagtttcatTTTAGTGATGCCGTTCAATGCAGTGGATGGGCATGTTCACTAACCAAGGGAATGGATGTTGGGGGAAGCAAAAATTCCCACAGGCAGCCACTTGCAAATCATAGAAATTAAAATACAGAGAGAAGTCTCTTTCAGGCACTTCCATGATCTTAGTTTATTGTATGGTAAAAAGCAGTATACAGAAGAGGGATCCCTTTAATGTCAAGTCTACAGTTATAGATTTAGTATCTTTCACTCTGAAGACCATATTAACAAAACTTTCAGACATTTAAACCCCCTGTCAAAAGTGTACTATATGCCTCCAATTCAGtgtctatttattttctcaataaaTTGCATACATAAACGCAAAAGTGAAGGTAGCTAAAATAAAGCAAGCCACAATtgcataacattaaaaaaaagaatataaaatgagtgaaatgcaaaataatatgaatatgacATATAGCATAGGATATGCAATTCATAACTAAAGTACAGACATTTAATCTGTTTCAAAAAGAAAAGTTCAAGAAAATAACCTGAATAATTGGTCAAAGGCTTCCTTTACAGAGTAATTTCCATAAGTAAACTTGTGATTCACGGTGGCAGAGCCAAAAGGAGTTGAGAGCTGTATTCTGGAGTACCTGACTATGTTGTGACTATGACATCTGAATGGCATGGCTTGTGATGGTAGACCAAATCATACCGAAAGGTAGTTATACCTCAACTGCACGCCAGATCCATTCCGTAAAACTGGCTACGAGTGTCAGAATACACTACAAACTATTTACAAAACACACTGGAATGTACCCAACCCCATGTTCGCTCCATTGAAAACGTGATTTGTTAAGTAGCAAGCAGCTGAGTTGGCtagaatttatatattttttttgcattgattaTTTAAgttagaaaaataaacagatcatAGATTTAATCAATATTACAAACAGAAGCATAAATCTTCCTTACGTACAAGGCGTAACCacatgaaaatgtgtaattagtgtttttgcattttattgtaaatacatgttttatgAAAACGAGTACATGTAATTTGTTTGTAAAGGATTGGGAGTAAAATATGTAtggaatttaaattttaaaagctttcccccctctctcaaaCACAGGATTCCAGGGCCGCCTCATTTTGTTGTGCTGTTAGGATCAGAAGGTGCATGgaaggaaaaaagggggggtggggggcagttgTTATTAACATTACTGACCACACAAGGGCATGATGTTGAATATTAAAGTACTTTAGCCCAGGATGCAcactcaagaaaaaaacatccatttaataaaaaaatgacagatttaCCAGGTAGGTCCTAGCCGAAATCATCAGAATCATCTCCGAGTCGAAACCCCCAGAAAAGATCCCCCATTCCCCTCCGCCACCAAGCAGCGGCTTTTAAAAACCAGACGGAACTTTCACGTCAGAGTTCAGTTGGCTGGAATAGCAACGTGAGCGATTAAACTACACAAGGTCTCACGGAGAGTATAAAAGGGCACGgaatgggaggggtggggggggcgggggggtctaTCTACAAGCCAGGTTAATGTGACAGAATGACGTGTCTGCAGACCCAGAGTCAACCGTTCGTTTGCCACGCGGGGGGAGAGGACCGTGCCAAACACCACTGCCTCCGGAGTCCGAGCTCCAAGGTCCCGGGACGGCGCTTCCTCCGCCGCGGGGCTCATTTGGTGAAGGCCGCCACCACGGCCCAGAGGAGATCATGCGTGCTGCCCTTCATGCTCTCCCCCTCGGGGTCCAAGTCCAGCAGCTGCCGTACTCTTTTCATGGCCAGGTCGTACTGGTCGTCCAGCAGCGGGGCGAAGGCGTTCTCCAGCACGTCGGACGAGTGCGCCAGGAAGATGAGGGCCAGCAGGCGCCTGTCCATGCGGTGCGGGTCGTTGACCCACTTCTCCAGCACCGCCTCCTGGACCTTCTTGATGAGCCGCTGCttgatgttgttgttggtgAGCGGGTGCGTGGTCATGTCGAAGAGCAGGAAGTTCTGTTTCTCGGTGGTCAGCACGCCCTTCTCCACCAGGTTCTTGGCCAGCCGCTCCCGCACGTTCCTCAGCTGGTAGTGCAGTTTTAAAGGGTTCCACGTCTCGCCTGTGGAGCCGGGCACATGCGATCAGCACCCAGAGCATACACAGAGTATGAGGGAAAACCTCATACaaagtcacagcacacagaaatataaacTGAATTCAGTATTTCAGACATACTGTGCATGTACTAAAGATTCACAGTGTGTGAGCAATGGGGTCATATTACCTCTAAAATTATCTAATCAATTCGGGTGATCTCCCTTCTTACCACTTCACCCCATGCACCTTAATATCATACCACAAGCAGCAAAACCCTTTAtagattcaaaataaaattactggCTTAACCTTCAAGATGGattagattttctttgttacccatttatataaaaaaaacccacatcagGTCAGAGCATGGTCATATGCATGACAAATTCACGTTTACATTCTTAGTTTTGCTTTGACTGGGAAAGCAAGAAGAAAGCAAACATCAAAGGAAGGCaatatgaataaacaaaacaacctTTCAAAGTGGTTAAAACATCCTGACAGCACCGTGGTGCAAACTAACCATCTGTCGTCCTACAGCATGTCACATTCCCAGGCACATCAGACCTGAGGCCATGTCTGGATCAATGATGAACAGATAAATTATGTTCTGTGAGGCTTTACCTGCTGTGGAAATACGTGAACTGGGGACAGTAACGAAATAAAACATAGTAAACAGTAGGATGGAGAAAATGACTTGAACAATAGGAATGCCACTGTGATGCTCcagtataaaatgttttgtttgtttgacggGTGAACCACGCGCGCCTGCACATGAAGGCAGAGGAAGGCAGAACTCACCGCTCAGCAGCTCGATCCAGCTCTGCACCGTTTCTGGTGGCTGGGTCTCTTTGATGTGTTTCAAAGCTTCATCCAGCAAGACGTCCCCAGTAGGAGCATCAGACTTACaaatcacctagcaacatcaAATATTAACCTTTAGTGAATCAAAACTGCTTGGGTTTAATAATATCCTGCCAAATCTTTGTTTTAACATATATTAAGCACTGTTATTATGACTTAAGAAATGCTCACTATGAGCCTCTCCTCAAGCAGGTAGCTGAAGAATTAGTTATACAGCTgcaatactgtatgtacatatgtgtagaaatgtgaaataatggcACTGGGCCACAGGGTCTTTAATTGTGTGTACTTATTGTAAAGAATTAGGTAGACAGAGGTAAGAATACAGTCTAATCAATTGTGACCAGTAAATATTGCAGTTCAACAAAAAGTGGGCTATTGGGTCTATAGAAATTTGTTAGCAATTTGTTGAAATTTGTTTGAGTCTATAGAAACTTTTTCTGCAGTAGCAGAACTTTTTCTGCAGTCTGAAGACAATTAGATTTTATTATGtcttccaaaacaaaaacatttataaaataaaaattcactcaTGTTCACGCAAATAGTTTGTTTCAGTAAACAACAGGAACAAAAATGGCAGCTGACTTTGTTTTGCAGGATACAGTAATGTTGACATCGAATGACTCCACCTtgtggcaaaataaaataaaatagccatgCCAAGtgatatggtaaatggtaaatggactgcatttatatagcgcttttatccaaagcgctttacaattgatgcctctcattcgccagagcagttagaggttaggggttaggtgtcttgctcaaggacacttcgacatgcccagggcggggtttgaaccggcaaccctccgactgccagacaaccggtcttacctcctgagctatatcgccctaTATCGCCCCGATATATAGTACAAATCGCATACTGAGTAAATTCCCATATGTACAAATAACCATTCCAAGTAAAACTTCTTTCACGTTTCGCGAAACGTGTACCAttacatttgattgtaaactgcgTCTAAGAATGTTTCCGAGAACATTTGGCATTCACCATTTATTTCTATATAACTACGCTACTTTAAAATTTCCATACTTAAAAAATACCGCACCTCTAATCACAAATGTTTCGCGATATGTAATGTGTTGCAACTAAGATATTCGCCAAATATAACAGCTTTTTATTAGCATATTTAACCATCTTTTAGAATCTATTATTCATCAGAGGCCTCTGGTACATGTTCATGACCATATTACCGTTACATGTATGGTGAAACACAACTAGACTATGTAGACTTGTAGTAGCCATGAAACAAAGGCTACACTTTATAACTAGCCTATATACCACAAAGCGAGTACttcttgttattattgttgttattattattattattattattattattaatatgattACTGAAGAGTATGatgaataatacattaataatgataatgacagCACATCAATGATACAATACTactaactactactactgataataatcattattgttattattattgctgttgtaaatattattattaaataatcataataataataataataataataataataataataaacccttGCCTGACTTTTCCTACTTACCCATGCTAACCCTTACAAGAATGTTCATAAGAATAGACTGGTAAGTTGGAAGATGCTACAGCTCTCCAACTTCTTCATCAGGTAACAACTAAACaactgctgaagcaaccacactTAGGTTCAGTCATAAATTTTTACATTCTAGTTAAATACTGAGAATGAATTGAAGAGAACAAATTCAAGTAGTTTCTGCTCTGAGCTGCTTCCAGGTAACCACGATAACACTCCCTCCACATACAGTAGCCCTGGGCCCCCTGGACCTAGTTAACATGAAGgttatacattttctttttcagttcctTATACTCGTGCAGTTTTAATCGGTGAAGCAATATTTTCAGCAAGCAGGGGACTTCAAACATTTGCATTAGCGCTCTTACATAAACATTCTGAACCAAAGAATGTGAGCACTTCAAATATTTCAAGCGTTTGCCGAACTTAGAACCGCAAAT is a window from the Anguilla rostrata isolate EN2019 chromosome 14, ASM1855537v3, whole genome shotgun sequence genome containing:
- the LOC135238931 gene encoding Golgi phosphoprotein 3; translated protein: MTSLTQRSSGLVQRRTEASRNAAADKERESGDEDYESRRGDEQEDDDKGDSKETRLTLMEEVLLLGLKDREGYTSFWNDCISSGLRGCMLIELALRGRLQLEACGMRRKSLLARKVICKSDAPTGDVLLDEALKHIKETQPPETVQSWIELLSGETWNPLKLHYQLRNVRERLAKNLVEKGVLTTEKQNFLLFDMTTHPLTNNNIKQRLIKKVQEAVLEKWVNDPHRMDRRLLALIFLAHSSDVLENAFAPLLDDQYDLAMKRVRQLLDLDPEGESMKGSTHDLLWAVVAAFTK